GCGCGCGAGCTGGCGCACATCATCAGCGAGCGTATCTGGGCCTGGCACATCTACTTTGGCTGGACCATTATCGCGCTGTGGGTATTCCGGCTGGGCTTGCAACTGTCGGGCCCGTCGGAGCTGCGCTTCTCGGCCCGGCTGATGGAAATCCTGCGCCGCTACCGCTTGGCCCCGCCGGCCGATAAGAGCAAGGCCGGCAAGATTCTGTTCGCCAAAACCACTTACGCGCTGTTCTACCTATTCATCACCATCATGGTGTGCACCGGCCTCATTCTGGTGTTTGAGGACGTATCGTGGCTCAAAGGCATCCATCACCTGGCCGAGGAAACGCACAACGTAACCATGTACCTCATCATTGGCTTCATTCTCATCCACGTGGTGGGCGTGGTGTGGGCCGAAATCAGCGAGGACCACGGGCTGATTTCGCGCATGGTAGGGGGCGAGGCGCCGAAGGCCAAGGTTTCCTAACGGGCGCCTCACCCCCGGCCCCCTCTCCCAAAGGAGAGGGGGAGCCAATCATACTTTTAACAAGTCAACCGAAAATAAAAAAGCCCGCAGTTGCGGGCTTTTTTATTAAAGAACTTTTTTGAGGCTTGCCCGGTGTCCCCTTTCCCTGAGGCTTCGCGCTTCAAGCGAACCGGGAGTCAGGGGGTGAGGCGCCTGCTCAAACACCTACTGGCCGCTGCCTACGGGCTTCTGCTCCAGCTTCTGCATGGGGCTGGTGGTGCGGCTGGTTTGCTGCTGCATGGGGTTCGCAGGGGCCTGGAACTGCTGCTGGAACAGCTCGAAGCGCGAGGCGGCGGGCTGGCGCGGGAAGGCGTTGTTGCTCACGTCCGTGTCAGCCGTTTGCTGGAAGGGGTCGATGACGAAGCTGATGACGGGCTTCTTGGTCACGATGATTTTCGTGACCTGGGCGTTGTTTTTGCGCCAGATTTCGGCCGGAATGGTCTGGATTTCCTGCGAGTTGTCGGCGTAGGTCATCTGCAGCACCACCGGCATTACGAGGCCGCCCACATTGCGCAGGCTCAGCTCGTAGAAGTTCTGGGTGTCGCCCAGGCGCTGCTTTTGTTCGTCGGTGAGGGTACCCAGGTAGGCGGTGTAGCGCTGCTGGTCGGCGGGCGTCACGGCCAGCGGGTCGTAGTTGTTGTAGAAGTCCTTCAGCTCGGGCTTTTCCTCCACCAAGGTCTGCTTGATGTCGGTGGCGTTGCGCTGGGCCGTGATGGACTGCGGCGCGGCGGCCTTCAGCTGCTGCAGGCGGGCGTTTTCTACCTGCGGGTTTTTGGTGCTCACGTTGTACGACTTCACCGACTCGAGGCTGATGTCGGTGTGGTCGATGGTGTAGAACCAGCCGCGCCAGAACCAGTCGAGGTCCACTGCCGAGGCGTCTTCCATGGTGCGGAAGAAGTCGGCCGGCGTGGGGTGCTTGTAGGCCCAGCGCTGGGCGTATGTTTTAAAGGCGTAGTCGAACAGCTCGCGGCCCATCACCGTTTCGCGCAGGATGTTGAGGGCCGTGGCGGGCTTGCCGTAGGCGTTGTTGCCGAACTGCAGCGCCGACTCCGAGTTAATCATAATCGGGGTTTGCAGGGTCTTATCCGTGGCCATGTAGGCCGTGATGTTGCGGGGCTCGCCGCGGCGGCTGGGGTAGTTGCGCTCCCACTCCTGCTCGGTCAGGAACTGCACGAAGGAGTTCAGGCCCTCGTCCATCCAGGTCCACTGCCGCTCGTCGGAGTTCACAATCATCGGGAAGAAGTTGTGGCCTACTTCGTGGATAATCACCGAAATCATCCCGTATTTCCGCTCGGCCGAGTAGGTGCCGTCCTTCTCGGGGCGGCCGCCGTTGAAGCAAATCATGGGGTACTCCATGCCACCGATGGCGCCGTGCACCGAAATGGCGACCGGGTAGGCGTAGGGAATGGTGAATTTCGAGTAGGTTTTGATGGTGTGGGCCACCACCTGCGTCGAGTACTGGCCCCACAGCGGGTTGCCCTCTTTGGGGTAATAGCTCATGCACAGCACGGGCTTGCCGCTCTGCGTGATTTGCATGGCGTCCCAGATGAATTTGCGCGAACTGCACCAGGCGAAGTCGCGCACGTTTTTGGCCACGTAGGTCCAGGTTTTGGTGCCCGTGGCGCGGCTGCCTTCGGCTTTCGTGGCCTCGTCCTGGGTCACGATGAGCACGGGCTTCTTGGCGCTTTTGGCCTCGGCCATGCGCTTCAGCTGTGCGGCGCTCATTACCTGGGATGCGTTCTGGAGCGTGCCGGTGGCGCCCACCACGTGGTCGGCCGGTGCGGTGATGCTCACTTTGTAGTCGCCGAAGGGTAGCGTGAATTCACCGTTGCCGAGGAACTGCTTGTGCTGCCAGCCCTGGTTGTCGGAGTACAC
This DNA window, taken from Hymenobacter sp. 5317J-9, encodes the following:
- a CDS encoding cytochrome b/b6 domain-containing protein, which encodes MDTRIAPAVEVPIKDYRGSLRFWHWANALLISLQLMTILFQKVIVKAKTAVPELQSSGKDVSVPQARELAHIISERIWAWHIYFGWTIIALWVFRLGLQLSGPSELRFSARLMEILRRYRLAPPADKSKAGKILFAKTTYALFYLFITIMVCTGLILVFEDVSWLKGIHHLAEETHNVTMYLIIGFILIHVVGVVWAEISEDHGLISRMVGGEAPKAKVS
- a CDS encoding M1 family metallopeptidase — translated: MRRFLFAGLGLALTGLLPAAAQTTNSGTDKFAQLETMLPTPNSYRTASGAPGPDYWQQRADYDIKVTLDDAKQALTGRETITYTNLSPDALPYLWVQLDQNIWDKNSMTTATEVNSLSDKVTFQTLEGLVDDFDGGFRIESVTSKDGKALHTVTNHTMMRVDLPTPLQPRQSVSFNVKWHYNINDATKGGRCGYEYFPADKNYLYEMAQFYPRMAVYSDNQGWQHKQFLGNGEFTLPFGDYKVSITAPADHVVGATGTLQNASQVMSAAQLKRMAEAKSAKKPVLIVTQDEATKAEGSRATGTKTWTYVAKNVRDFAWCSSRKFIWDAMQITQSGKPVLCMSYYPKEGNPLWGQYSTQVVAHTIKTYSKFTIPYAYPVAISVHGAIGGMEYPMICFNGGRPEKDGTYSAERKYGMISVIIHEVGHNFFPMIVNSDERQWTWMDEGLNSFVQFLTEQEWERNYPSRRGEPRNITAYMATDKTLQTPIMINSESALQFGNNAYGKPATALNILRETVMGRELFDYAFKTYAQRWAYKHPTPADFFRTMEDASAVDLDWFWRGWFYTIDHTDISLESVKSYNVSTKNPQVENARLQQLKAAAPQSITAQRNATDIKQTLVEEKPELKDFYNNYDPLAVTPADQQRYTAYLGTLTDEQKQRLGDTQNFYELSLRNVGGLVMPVVLQMTYADNSQEIQTIPAEIWRKNNAQVTKIIVTKKPVISFVIDPFQQTADTDVSNNAFPRQPAASRFELFQQQFQAPANPMQQQTSRTTSPMQKLEQKPVGSGQ